From the genome of Triticum aestivum cultivar Chinese Spring chromosome 3B, IWGSC CS RefSeq v2.1, whole genome shotgun sequence, one region includes:
- the LOC123066417 gene encoding uncharacterized protein: MDGDRRSPAAAAAASAASVLDDDDLLREILLRLGFPTCLVHAALVSKRWLLHASDPVFLRRFRERNPPRLLGFCIRGLDGYSFVPLPQPPELAVPIHRVTSSCAAAFSNIIHLIKHCRNGRLITESFHHKGTDRHALLAPLLAGESAAFPPPNPPPSRDWDGRAQVRYIEVFLPEDGGLDGITLVHLWNVGRKIYAEVCVLGSDGWGVPASAEMELPAHMELAAQRYDERFLADMLPPVLGKVFMVTTSGGFTLGLDLATASFFTLELPVGVQSNYKLSCAEDSGLYLVSADGFQLSVWLHPMIGDDDGAGNWRLVDTFCVHETCTRLVDHYWVPLYNFIAVDFVGDNADFAILDHPASDILFYVHLRSRVVEKVYQRPTRFLTVLAAGGLHISPVMMTWPPIFPALNI; this comes from the coding sequence ATGGACGGCGATAGGCGGTctccggcggcggccgcggcggcatcGGCGGCATCGGTGCTTGACGACGACGACCTGCTCCgcgagatcctcctccgcctcggCTTCCCCACCTGCCTCGTTCACGCCGCCCTCGTCTCCAAGCGGTGGCTCCTCCACGCCTCCGACCCGGTCTTCCTCCGCCGCTTCCGCGAGCGCAACCCGCCCCGCCTCCTCGGCTTCTGCATCCGCGGCCTCGACGGGTATTCTTTCGTGCCGCTGCCACAGCCCCCGGAGCTCGCCGTCCCCATACACCGGGTGACCTCCTCCTGCGCAGCCGCCTTCTCCAACATCATCCATCTGATCAAGCACTGCCGGAACGGCCGCCTCATCACCGAGTCCTTCCACCACAAGGGAACAGACAGGCATGCCCTCCTTGCGCCGCTGCTCGCCGGGGAATCCGCAGCCTTCCCCCCGCCCAACCCGCCACCCTCCCGTGATTGGGACGGGCGCGCTCAAGTCAGATACATTGAGGTGTTCCTACCCGAGGATGGGGGCCTCGACGGCATCACCTTGGTGCATCTCTGGAATGTCGGTCGGAAAATCTATGCGGAGGTGTGCGTCCTGGGGTCCGACGGATGGGGCGTCCCTGCCAGCGCAGAGATGGAGCTCCCTGCTCACATGGAGCTCGCTGCTCAGAGGTATGACGAACGCTTCCTTGCTGATATGCTACCACCCGTCCTTGGCAAGGTCTTCATGGTGACCACCTCTGGGGGGTTCACCCTGGGTCTAGATTTGGCAACGGCGAGCTTTTTCACCCTTGAGCTCCCAGTTGGAGTGCAGAGCAACTATAAGCTCTCATGTGCGGAGGATTCCGGGCTCTATCTTGTCAGTGCAGACGGGTTTCAGCTCAGTGTGTGGCTCCATCCAATGATCGGCGACGACGATGGTGCAGGCAATTGGCGGCTGGTGGACACATTTTGTGTCCATGAGACATGCACACGTCTTGTGGATCATTATTGGGTGCCTCTTTATAATTTTATTGCTGTTGATTTTGTCGGGGACAATGCCGACTTTGCAATCTTGGATCATCCAGCAAGCGACATTCTCTTTTATGTTCATCTCAGGAGCAGGGTGGTTGAGAAGGTGTATCAGAGGCCGACACGTTTCCTTACAGTTCTGGCTGCTGGCGGCTTACATATCTCTCCTGTTATGATGACCTGGCCACCTATCTTCCCGGCACTGAACATTTGA
- the LOC123072277 gene encoding uncharacterized protein: MDGDRRAPAAAAASAASVLGDDDLLREILIRLGFPNCLVRAALVSQRWLLHASDPAFLRRFRERNPPRVLGVCAGYSVRPFKFVPLPQPPELAALSRRAASSCAYAFARGGQRIEHCRNGRLIVESLRKGTFKHSVLAPLLSGEPEAVLPPIPPPRRHPQEPTQGAFTQIFLPEDGGRDGITLVNLWKVRREVRAEVYVLGAGGWGVPTTAMAEIELPYAATFFAKMLPPVHGKVFVVTGFGYTLGLDLAAATFVMLQLPAGVQYNYMLSSAEGSGIYLVTADRFQLSVWLHQMTGDNHGAGGWLLMDTFSVLEACARLAGDSWVPCEYLNVAAVGDNADFVFLDHPSSGVIFSVHLNSRVVKKVYQRTADEHECRSVAVRISPVMTIWPPIFPAPNIGHDQEGIVRAVRSLDRR; encoded by the exons ATGGACGGCGACAGGCGGGCTCCGGCGGCCGCCGCCGCATCGGCGGCATCAGTGCTCGGCGACGACGACCTCCTCCGCGAGATCCTCATCCGCCTCGGCTTCCCCAACTGCCTCGTCCGCGCCGCCCTCGTCTCCCAGCGCTGGCTCCTCCACGCCTCCGACCCGGCCTTCCTCCGCCGCTTCCGCGAGCGCAACCCGCCCCGCGTCCTCGGCGTCTGCGCCGGCTACTCGGTGAGACCGTTCAAGTTCGTGCCGCTCCCGCAGCCCCCGGAGCTCGCCGCTCTCTCGCGGCGCGcggcctcctcctgcgcctacgCCTTTGCCCGAGGAGGCCAGCGCATCGAGCACTGCCGGAACGGCCGCCTCATCGTCGAGTCCCTCCGCAAGGGAACATTCAAGCACTCGGTCCTCGCGCCGCTGCTCTCCGGGGAGCCCGAAGCGGTCCTCCCACCGATCCCGCCGCCCCGCCGTCACCCGCAGGAGCCCACTCAGGGGGCATTCACCCAGATTTTCCTGCCCGAGGATGGGGGGCGCGACGGCATCACCTTGGTGAATCTGTGGAAGGTCCGGCGAGAAGTCCGTGCGGAGGTGTACGTGCTGGGAGCCGGCGGATGGGGCGTCCCTACCACCGCCATGGCAGAGATAGAGCTCCCATACGCTGCAACCTTCTTTGCAAAAATGCTACCACCTGTCCATGGCAAGGTCTTCGTGGTGACCGGCTTTGGGTACACCCTGGGTCTAGATTTGGCCGCGGCAACGTTTGTGATGCTGCAGCTACCAGCTGGAGTACAGTACAATTATATGCTCTCATCTGCAGAGGGTTCCGGGATCTATCTTGTCACTGCCGACCGGTTTCAGCTCAGTGTGTGGCTCCATCAGATGACAGGCGACAACCATGGTGCAGGCGGCTGGCTCTTGATGGACACGTTTTCAGTTCTCGAGGCATGCGCACGTCTTGCGGGTGACAGTTGGGTGCCTTGTGAATATCTTAATGTTGCCGCCGTTGGAGACAATGCCGACTTTGTGTTCTTGGATCATCCATCAAGCGGTGTTATCTTTTCTGTTCATCTCAATAGCAGGGTGGTTAAGAAAGTGTATCAGAGGACGGCAGATGAACATGAGTGTAGAAGTGTGGCTGTACGTATCTCTCCTGTTATGACGATCTGGCCGCCTATATTCCCAGCGCCGAACATAGGACATGATCAAGAG GGGATTGTTAGGGCTGTCAGATCTCTCGACAGAAGATGA